The following DNA comes from Alnus glutinosa chromosome 6, dhAlnGlut1.1, whole genome shotgun sequence.
ATCAACTCAACCATCTACGTTGAGGCAGTCCTAAATAATATTTTCCATGCTTTTTACAGGTTTATGataattttttgctcaaaataGAAGGTTGGTTAGACCAAAGATCAATAAGCAGTTGGCTGCTTTCATTATATGGGCAATACCGATCTACTTTAATTAGTAGATCATATGATggttaagaaattattttttgaattttctgcaaattttaggagtttatatatatatatatatatgagcgaGTGATTTCTTCAATAAAGTAATGGTGGGTAGAGGTAGAGGTACAAGTACAACTACCTTTATTTTGGGGGATCAGGATTCAGGAGATCCCCCACAAGCCCCTTTTACGTAAAGTGCGCTTTCCGGAGTAGTTTAACTGCGATCCACgtgtttcaatttttgtttagtATGCCACAACAATCACAGTGAATCACTTCCCATTGGCCGTTCCCCACGTCTCATTCTCTATCCTCAGTTATCTCGCACCTCGCCGCCTTCGGTTTCACCGTTGGCTTCGTCGGAGAAAccgaagaaaaaagaagatgaaagcATCATGTTCTGCATGTAACCGGTTCCTCCGGTGATCGCCAACCGTCATTTACCTATTGGGTGGCAATATCAGGCGCCCTTTAGAGTCTCTCTCTCAGCCAGCTTCCATGGCAGACGATCAATCAGACGCGCCGGTGTACCTTCACGGCGACCTCGATCTGAAAATCATCGAGGCGCGTTGCTTGCCGAACATGGATTTGGTCTCGGAGCGCTTCCGCCGATGCTTCGTCGCATTCAGCTCCTGCCGCGCACCGTTCTCTGACAAGAggaagcagcagcagcagcagcaccaGAGGCACGGGAAGATCATTACCAGCGATCCTTACGTCACAGTCTGCCTCGCCGGAGCCACTGTGGCGCGGACGCGCGTCATTTCCAACTCTCAGAGCCCGGTCTGGAACGAGCACTTCAAGATCCCCCTGGCCCACCCGGTCACCCACGTGGAGTTCTCCGTGAAGGACAACGACGTTTTCGGCGCCGATCTGATTGGAATCGCCTCGGTCTCCGCTCACCGAATTGCTTCCGGCGAGACGATCAACGACTGGTTCCCGATAAACGGCCCGTTGGGAAAACCGCCGAAGCCCGACGCCGCCGTCCGAATGGAGATGACGTTCACGAAATGCGAGGAGAATCCTTTGTACCAGTACGGCATTGCGGACGATCCGGACCATTTAGGAGTCCGAAACTGTTACTTTCCTGTTCGGCGAGGGGGGTCGGTGAAGCTGTATCAGGACGCGCACGTGCCGGAGTCGATCCTGCCGGAGATAGCGTTGGAGGGTGGGAAAGCGTTCGAGCACGGCACGTGTTGGGAGGACATATGCGACGCGATTTTGGAGGCCCACCACTTGGTGTACATAGTGGGATGGTCCATTTTCCACAAGGTGAAGCTGGTGAGAGAGCCGACGAGGCCGTTGCCCAGAGGCGGGGATTTGAGTTTGGGGGATTTGCTCAAATACAAGTCTCAGGAAGGCGTGCGGGTTTTGCTCTTGGTTTGGGACGATAAGACTTCCCACAGCAAATTCTTTATCAACACTGTACGTATGAACCGCTTATTTTCGTTAATTATCTAAAAGcttaagcaaataaaaaaatatagtaaatttaatcaatacttttaaCATTTGTATGCAGGCCGGAGTGATGCAAACTCATGACGAAGAAACCCGGAAGTTTTTCAAGCACTCTTCCGTTTCATGTGTGCTTTCACCTCGATATGCCAGCAGTAAGCTTAGCATTTTCAAACAGCAGGCATGCTTTATACCATGGTTTAGTAATTGTTTCAATTATATATGATTACTTTGTTATTGTGTAAtgttttaatcttaaaaaactGCCTAATTGTAATAGCAAACATCGACAATCATTTATGGAAAACATCTTAATTTTCTGTCTATATCTGCAAATTTAGCCAATTATGAGGACAAAAGAATACAttgtctttgttgttttattatatCAGTTTGTTGCAAATTAGAagtaaattcaaaaaatgatgaaaatcaTGTCTTGGTAGTTGGAACAGAATGAAGcctgatttttaatttttagcttGATGATTGAACAAATTGCTAACTATTATCTTGTGGCGTCCGCCTTTCAGGTTGTTGGAACCCTTTTTACACATCATCAGAAATGTGTGATTGTGGACACGCAAGCGTCCGGAAATAATAGGAAGATAACTGCTTTTATAGGTGGTCTTGACCTTTGTGACGGCCGCTATGATACACCAGAGCATCGACTGTTTCGTGATCTTGACACCGTATATAAGGATGATTATCATAATCCAACAATTCCCGTGAGTATTTATATCCCTGgaaactttttttgttttaaaaataacagGATAATTTGTGTGTTCTTCCTATTACATTATTGGTGAATTGATCATCTTAGGATCTCTTTGGTAATTGTCATAGAATTTATTCTCGGTAATTATAAAGACAAACTTTTTGGAAATCTGTATATCTGCATCATTCCTGACTTGTACTGGTTACTGACATACACCTGTTAGACTTGGTTGTACCATTGATGAGTAACTTATTACGTATGTACAGATATAGAAAATGCCACCTTATAGTTGTGGTTTCACGTCTTGGAGCTGCATAATTGTTCTTGGTAACTTGCATATTGAAtgatctttcttcttcctttctttttaaataataggCAGGAACTAAAGGTCCAAGGCAACCATGGCACGATTTACATTG
Coding sequences within:
- the LOC133871417 gene encoding phospholipase D delta-like; this translates as MADDQSDAPVYLHGDLDLKIIEARCLPNMDLVSERFRRCFVAFSSCRAPFSDKRKQQQQQHQRHGKIITSDPYVTVCLAGATVARTRVISNSQSPVWNEHFKIPLAHPVTHVEFSVKDNDVFGADLIGIASVSAHRIASGETINDWFPINGPLGKPPKPDAAVRMEMTFTKCEENPLYQYGIADDPDHLGVRNCYFPVRRGGSVKLYQDAHVPESILPEIALEGGKAFEHGTCWEDICDAILEAHHLVYIVGWSIFHKVKLVREPTRPLPRGGDLSLGDLLKYKSQEGVRVLLLVWDDKTSHSKFFINTAGVMQTHDEETRKFFKHSSVSCVLSPRYASSKLSIFKQQVVGTLFTHHQKCVIVDTQASGNNRKITAFIGGLDLCDGRYDTPEHRLFRDLDTVYKDDYHNPTIPAGTKGPRQPWHDLHCKIEGPAAYDVLTNFEQRWRKATKWSELGLQFKRVSHWHDDALIKIERISWILSPSPAIPNGDPALWVSNEDDPENWHVQVFRSIDSGSLKGFPKTVHEAEAKNLVCAKNLVIDMSIQTAYIQAIRSAQHFIYIENQYFLGSSYAWPSYKEAGADNLIPMELALKIASKIRAKERFAVYIVIPMWPEGAPSSASVQEILFWQGQTMQMMYEIIAQELKSMHLESSHPQDYLNFYCLGNREALPKEGSGSPNQSSKNGDAVSASQKFQRFMVYVHAKGMIVDDEYVILGSANINQRSLAGSRDTEIAMGAYQPHHTWGKKKGHPRGQVCGYRMSLWTEHLGMLDDCFKEPENFVCVNSVNKVAEDNWRKYTAEEFTPLQGHLLKYPVQVDANGKVGPLPGQETFPDVGGKVLGYRTTLPDALTT